From a single Lacerta agilis isolate rLacAgi1 chromosome 3, rLacAgi1.pri, whole genome shotgun sequence genomic region:
- the DDX1 gene encoding ATP-dependent RNA helicase DDX1, which translates to MAAFSEMGVMPEIAQAVEEMDWLLPTDIQAESIPLILGGGDVLMAAETGSGKTGAFSIPVIQIVYETLKDQQEGKKGKTTIKTGGGVLNKWQMNPYDRGSAFAIGSDGLCCQSREIKEWHGCRSTKGVTKGKYYYEVSCRDQGLCRVGWSSMQASLDLGTDKFGFGYGGTGKKSHNKQFDSYGEEFTMHDTIGCYVDVDKGQITFSKNGKDLGLAFEIPPHLKNQALFAACVLKNAELKFNFGEEDFKFPPKDGFVALDKAPEGNSVKSQHAGSAQVAQTKNQPNAPKALIVEPSRELAEQTLNNVKQFKKYVDNPKLRELLIIGGVAAREQLSVLEQGVDIVVGTPGRLDDLVSTGKLTLSQVRFLVLDEADGLLSQGYSDFINRIHSQIPQITSDGKRLQVIVCSATLHSFDVKKLSEKIMHFPTWVDLKGEDSVPDTVHHVVVPVNPKNDKYWEKIGKNHIRTDEVHAKDNTRPGTNSAEMWSEAIKILKGEYTVRAIKEHKMDQAIIFCRTKIDCDNMEQYFMQQGGGPDRKGHQFSCVCLHGDRKPHERKQNLERFKKGDVRFLICTDVAARGIDISGVPYVINVTLPDEKQNYVHRIGRVGRAERMGLAISLVATEKEKVWYHSCPSRGKGCYNTRLKDEGGCTIWYNEMQLLGEVEEHLNCTISQVEPDIKVPVDDFDGKVTYGKRRAAGGGSYKGHVDILAPTVQELASLEKEAQTSFLHLGYLPNQLFRTF; encoded by the exons GCTTCCTACAGATATCCAAGCAGAGTCCATCCCGTTAATTTTAGGAGGTGGCGATGTACTTATG GCTGCAGAAACTGGGAGTGGAAAAACAGGT GCATTCAGCATCCCAGTTATTCAGATTGTTTATGAAACTCTTAAGGACCAACAGGAAGGCAAAAAGGGAAAAACCACTATAAAAACTGGTGGAGGAG TGCTCAACAAATGGCAAATGAACCCATATGACAGAGGATCTGCTTTTG CTATTGGGTCTGATGGTCTTTGCTGCCAAAGCAGGGAGATAAAGGAATGGCATGGATGCCGGTCAACAAAAGGCGTGACTAAAG GGAAATATTATTATGAAGTATCCTGTCGTGACCAGGGTTTATGCAGAGTTGGGTGGTCCTCTATGCAAGCGTCATTAGATTTGG GTACTGACAAGTTTGGCTTTGGCTATGGTGGAACTGGAAAGAAATCTCATAACAAACAGTTTGATAGTTACGGGGAG GAATTCACTATGCATGACACAATAGGGTGTTATGTAGATGTTGATAAAGGGCAAATCACATTCTCCAAAAATG GCAAGGACCTTGGACTTGCGTTTGAAATCCCACCGCACTTAAAGAACCAAGCACTTTTTGCAGCCTGTGTCCTAAAG aACGCTGAATTGAAATTCAACTTCGGCGAAGAAGACTTTAAATTTCCACCCAAAGACGGCTTCGTTGCTCTTGATAAGGCTCCCGAGGGTAACTCTGTGAAATCCCAGCATGCAG GAAGTGCACAAGTAGCACAAACAAAGAATCAGCCAAATGCTCCCAAAGCCTTGATTGTGGAGCCTTCCAGGGAACTGGCAGAGCAGACTCTGAACAACGTGAAACAATTCAAAAAATATGTTGATAATCCTAAATTAAG GGAACTCCTAATTATTGGTGGAGTTGCTGCAAGAGAACAACTTTCCGTATTGGAGCAAGGG GTAGACATAGTTGTGGGAACTCCTGGAAGACTAGATGATCTTGTGTCAACCGGAAAACTGACTTTATCACAAGTTAGGTTCCTGGTTCTTGATGAGGCT GATGGCCTTCTCAGCCAGGGGTATTCAGATTTCATAAACAGAATTCATTCTCAGATTCCTCAGATAACTTCAGACGGGAAGAGGCTGCAG gtgaTTGTGTGTTCTGCAACTCTGCATTCGTTTGATGTGAAGAAATTATCTGAAAAGATCATGCACTTCCCCACTTGGGTAGATTTGAAAGGAGAGGATTCTGTCCCGGATACAGTGCACCATGTTGTTGTCCCTGTAAATCCCAAAAATGACAAATACTGGGAAAAGATTGGTAAAAATCACATCAGG ACTGATGAGGTGCATGCAAAGGACAATACAAGACCTGGTACTAATTCTGCAG AAATGTGGTCAGAAGCGATTAAGATTTTAAAAGGAGAATACACTGTCCGCGCCATTAAGGAACACAAGATGGATCAAGCAATAATCTTCTGCAGAACCAAGATAGATTGTGATAACATGGAGCAATACTTCATGCAGCAAGGAGGAG gTCCAGATAGGAAAGGACATCAGTTCTCATGTGTCTGCCTGCATGGTGACAGAAAGCCTCATGAAAGAAAACAGAATTTGGAGCGCTTTAAG AAAGGAGATGTCAGATTCTTGATCTGCACTGACGTTGCCGCTAGAGGAATTGATATCTCTGGTGTTCCTTATG TTATCAACGTCACACTTCCAGATGAAAAACAGAACTATGTTCATCGGATTGGCAGAGTGGGAAGAGCTGAACG gaTGGGTCTGGCTATTTCTCTTGtggcaacagaaaaagaaaag GTTTGGTATCATTCATGCCCCAGTCGAGGAAAAGGTTGCTATAACACTCGACTGAAGGATGAGGGTGGTTGCACCATTTGGTACAATGAGATGCAG CTGCTGGGTGAGGTAGAAGAGCATCTGAATTGTACCATTTCGCAGGTTGAGCCAGATATAAAAGTCCCAGTGGATGATTTTGATGGTAAAGTCACCTATGGGAAAAGGAGAGCTGCTGGAG GTGGATCCTATAAAGGCCATGTGGATATTTTGGCACCTACAGTACAAGAGTTGGCATCCCTGGAAAAGGAGGCACAGACATCTTTCTTGCACCTTGGTTACCTTCCCAATCAACTGTTTAGAACATTTTGA